The following are from one region of the Verrucomicrobiales bacterium genome:
- a CDS encoding discoidin domain-containing protein, which translates to MRKMLNGLATAASVCNSRQRAPIFLVLSLLLLAAERSNGQSQPPQPTTVNDRLWAWAHDAGVYNGNWGLPGPSRMTPVEGAAYLGTKNVIFIRYLGKPAPPFDQYVIPFRSMSRVMWSITGANGITSTEEREAVFRLVAANPNITGVFMDDFFHLAAESSASPQWLAKNEPPFPVELNLELPQARKLTRVDLQQTEWRTGDYRSKDFTVATSIDGATWVEAGGGRMPNEAGAAHSVTLPGNPTRFLRFRFLNTHDSGIKSSRSCGLRALRLWSDAVEVDLKTAKIEASSTFPGHEPSLLIDPSSPSVASAALSPAALQAIRQRLRLPDRRLDLGVTLYTYQLTPRVQSHLELCDIVSLWTWKSEDLAQLETNFARLRELAPHQRVFLGCYLYDFGNNRALPLDRMKHQCALALRWLQEGKIEGIIFLGTNVCDLNLETVEWTRSWIAQVGSQLLTQGR; encoded by the coding sequence ATGCGCAAGATGCTCAACGGCCTCGCGACCGCCGCCAGTGTCTGCAATTCCCGCCAACGGGCGCCGATCTTTCTAGTCCTCTCGCTACTTCTCCTGGCGGCAGAACGATCCAACGGACAATCGCAACCGCCACAGCCCACCACCGTGAACGATCGGCTGTGGGCGTGGGCGCACGATGCCGGGGTTTACAACGGAAACTGGGGCCTGCCGGGCCCTTCTCGAATGACCCCGGTGGAGGGGGCCGCTTATCTCGGGACGAAGAATGTCATTTTCATCCGGTACCTAGGCAAGCCTGCGCCCCCCTTTGATCAGTATGTGATTCCCTTCCGCTCGATGAGCCGAGTCATGTGGTCCATCACCGGCGCCAATGGCATCACCTCGACCGAAGAGCGCGAGGCGGTTTTCCGTCTAGTCGCAGCCAATCCAAACATCACCGGAGTGTTCATGGATGATTTTTTCCATCTCGCGGCCGAGTCTTCCGCTTCACCCCAGTGGCTGGCTAAGAATGAGCCACCGTTTCCGGTCGAGCTGAACCTGGAATTGCCGCAAGCCCGGAAGCTGACTCGGGTCGACCTGCAACAAACCGAATGGCGCACTGGGGACTATCGATCGAAGGATTTTACCGTAGCCACCTCGATCGATGGTGCGACGTGGGTCGAAGCTGGCGGGGGCCGGATGCCGAATGAGGCAGGAGCCGCGCACTCGGTCACTCTTCCAGGAAATCCCACTCGATTCCTTCGCTTTCGGTTTCTCAACACCCACGACTCCGGAATCAAAAGCTCCCGAAGCTGCGGACTCCGGGCCTTGAGACTTTGGTCCGATGCGGTGGAAGTGGATCTAAAGACCGCCAAAATCGAGGCAAGTTCAACTTTCCCCGGTCATGAGCCATCGCTGCTGATCGATCCTTCGAGTCCATCGGTCGCTTCGGCTGCGCTCTCACCGGCAGCGTTGCAAGCCATACGTCAGCGCCTGCGGCTCCCGGACCGGCGGCTTGATCTCGGGGTTACTCTTTACACCTACCAACTGACCCCGCGAGTGCAGTCGCATCTGGAACTCTGCGATATTGTGTCACTCTGGACCTGGAAATCGGAGGATCTCGCGCAACTCGAGACAAACTTCGCCCGACTCCGGGAGCTGGCACCGCATCAACGAGTGTTCCTCGGCTGTTATCTCTATGACTTTGGAAACAATCGAGCCCTGCCACTGGATCGAATGAAGCACCAATGCGCCCTCGCCTTGCGCTGGCTTCAAGAGGGAAAGATCGAAGGCATCATTTTTCTGGGGACGAATGTCTGCGATCTCAATCTCGAAACGGTGGAATGGACTCGCTCATGGATCGCCCAAGTGGGCTCACAACTGTTGACTCAAGGTCGATAA
- a CDS encoding alkylphosphonate utilization protein gives MCTMEEVLEHADRWECVTCGHEWPREVEEAPAAGARVVKDAHGTVLADGDSVTLIKDLKLKGSSQVIKGGTKAKSIRLVDGDHEISCKMDGMAIGLKACFVKKA, from the coding sequence ATGTGCACGATGGAAGAAGTTTTGGAACACGCGGATCGATGGGAGTGCGTGACCTGTGGCCACGAATGGCCGCGTGAGGTCGAGGAGGCTCCTGCCGCTGGGGCGCGCGTGGTCAAGGATGCGCATGGCACGGTTCTCGCCGACGGCGACTCGGTCACCTTGATTAAAGACCTGAAGTTGAAGGGTTCGTCGCAGGTCATCAAAGGCGGGACCAAGGCGAAGAGTATTCGCTTGGTGGATGGCGATCACGAGATTTCCTGCAAGATGGACGGCATGGCCATCGGCCTCAAAGCCTGCTTCGTGAAGAAGGCGTAA